In a genomic window of Streptomyces noursei ATCC 11455:
- a CDS encoding serine hydrolase: MLSVAVAPWQRPPVILRNADVPHYAASTMKVAVLAAVHRSGLDPDREVPVVNRFASAADGSYTHSRVDDSDPAPWELLGRTAPLGWLAGRMVSHSSNLATSLCLTAVGHAAVAEVWRRAGASAASRSPRGVEDAPARAAGLDNRVTAHDLIRLLTSLEPEVLARLEHNAHRVDLAAGLPPGTRLASKNGWFPGVRHGVGLVHPPDAPPYALAVCYTGPLANGQDVDDPAARLLARLSSRVWNCRHRLAPAP; the protein is encoded by the coding sequence ATGCTCTCCGTCGCCGTCGCCCCCTGGCAGCGCCCCCCGGTGATCCTGCGGAACGCGGACGTCCCGCACTACGCGGCCAGCACGATGAAGGTCGCCGTGCTCGCCGCCGTCCACCGCAGCGGACTCGACCCCGACCGGGAGGTCCCCGTCGTCAACCGCTTCGCCTCGGCGGCCGACGGCAGCTACACCCACTCCCGGGTGGACGACAGCGATCCGGCGCCCTGGGAGCTGCTGGGCCGCACCGCGCCGCTCGGCTGGCTCGCCGGCCGGATGGTCAGCCACTCCTCCAACCTGGCCACCAGCCTCTGCCTGACCGCGGTGGGCCATGCCGCGGTGGCCGAGGTGTGGCGGCGGGCCGGGGCGTCGGCCGCCTCCCGGAGCCCGCGCGGCGTCGAGGACGCCCCGGCCCGCGCCGCCGGCCTCGACAACCGCGTCACCGCCCACGACCTGATCCGGCTGCTGACATCGCTCGAACCGGAGGTGCTGGCCCGGTTGGAGCACAACGCCCACCGGGTCGACCTGGCCGCGGGCCTGCCGCCCGGCACCCGTCTGGCCAGCAAGAACGGCTGGTTCCCCGGGGTGCGGCACGGCGTCGGGCTGGTCCACCCGCCCGACGCCCCGCCCTACGCCCTCGCCGTCTGCTACACCGGCCCGCTGGCCAACGGCCAGGACGTCGACGACCCCGCGGCCCGCCTGCTGGCCCGCCTCTCGTCCCGCGTCTGGAACTGTCGGCACCGCCTCGCCCCCGCCCCCTGA
- the sdhA gene encoding succinate dehydrogenase flavoprotein subunit: MQIHKYDTVIVGAGGAGMRAAIEATKRSRTAVLTKLYPTRSHTGAAQGGMAAALANVEEDNWEWHTFDTVKGGDYLVDQDAAEILAKEAIDSVLDLEKMGLPFNRTPEGRIDQRRFGGHSRNHGEAPVRRSCYAADRTGHMILQTLYQNCVKEGVEFFNEFYVLDQLITEVDGVKKSAGVVAYELATGEIHVFQAKSVIYASGGTGKFFKVTSNAHTLTGDGQAACYRRGLPLEDMEFFQFHPTGIWRMGILLTEGARGEGGILRNKDGERFMEKYAPVMKDLASRDVVSRSIYTEIREGRGCGPDGDHVYLDLTHLPPEQLDAKLPDITEFARTYLGIEPYTDPIPIQPTAHYAMGGIPTNVEGEVLADNTTVVPGLFAAGEVACVSVHGANRLGTNSLLDINVFGRRAGIAAAEYSATADFVELPENPASLVAEQVERLRNSTGGERVAELRKELQECMDANVMVFRTEQTIKTAVEKIAELRERYRNVAIQDKGKRFNTDLLEAIELGNLLDLAEVMAVSALARKESRGGHYREDYPNRDDVNFMRHTMAYREVGADGSESIRLDYKPVVQTRYQPMERKY, encoded by the coding sequence ATGCAGATCCACAAGTACGACACCGTCATCGTCGGCGCCGGCGGCGCCGGCATGCGCGCCGCCATCGAGGCGACGAAGCGCAGCCGCACCGCCGTGCTGACCAAGCTCTACCCGACCCGCTCCCACACCGGTGCCGCCCAGGGCGGCATGGCCGCGGCCCTCGCCAACGTCGAGGAGGACAACTGGGAGTGGCACACCTTCGACACGGTCAAGGGCGGTGACTACCTGGTCGACCAGGACGCCGCCGAGATCCTGGCGAAGGAGGCCATCGACTCGGTCCTCGACCTGGAGAAGATGGGCCTGCCCTTCAACCGCACGCCGGAGGGCCGGATCGACCAGCGCCGGTTCGGCGGTCACTCCCGCAACCACGGCGAGGCCCCGGTCCGCCGGTCCTGCTACGCCGCGGACCGCACCGGCCACATGATCCTCCAGACGCTGTACCAGAACTGCGTCAAGGAGGGCGTGGAGTTCTTCAACGAGTTCTACGTCCTGGACCAGCTGATCACCGAGGTCGACGGCGTCAAGAAGTCGGCCGGTGTGGTCGCCTACGAGCTGGCCACCGGCGAGATCCACGTCTTCCAGGCGAAGTCGGTCATCTACGCCTCGGGCGGCACCGGCAAGTTCTTCAAGGTGACGTCGAACGCGCACACCCTGACCGGTGACGGCCAGGCCGCGTGCTACCGGCGCGGGCTGCCGCTGGAGGACATGGAGTTCTTCCAGTTCCACCCGACCGGCATCTGGCGGATGGGCATCCTGCTGACGGAGGGCGCCCGCGGTGAGGGCGGCATCCTCCGCAACAAGGACGGCGAGCGCTTCATGGAGAAGTACGCGCCCGTCATGAAGGACCTCGCCTCGCGTGACGTCGTCTCGCGCTCCATCTACACGGAGATCCGCGAGGGCCGCGGCTGCGGTCCCGACGGCGACCACGTCTACCTGGACCTGACGCACCTGCCGCCGGAGCAGCTGGACGCCAAGCTGCCGGACATCACCGAGTTCGCGCGCACCTACCTCGGCATCGAGCCCTACACGGACCCGATCCCGATCCAGCCGACCGCGCACTACGCCATGGGCGGCATCCCGACCAACGTCGAGGGTGAGGTCCTGGCGGACAACACCACCGTCGTGCCGGGCCTGTTCGCCGCCGGCGAGGTCGCCTGCGTCTCCGTGCACGGCGCCAACCGCCTGGGCACCAACTCGCTGCTGGACATCAACGTCTTCGGCCGCCGGGCCGGCATCGCGGCCGCGGAGTACTCGGCCACCGCCGACTTCGTCGAGCTGCCCGAGAACCCGGCGTCGCTGGTCGCCGAGCAGGTCGAGCGGCTGCGCAACTCCACCGGTGGCGAGCGGGTCGCGGAGCTGCGCAAGGAGCTCCAGGAGTGCATGGACGCCAACGTGATGGTGTTCCGCACCGAGCAGACGATCAAGACCGCGGTCGAGAAGATCGCCGAGCTGCGCGAGCGCTACCGGAACGTGGCGATCCAGGACAAGGGCAAGCGCTTCAACACCGACCTGCTGGAGGCCATCGAGCTGGGCAACCTGCTCGACCTGGCCGAGGTCATGGCGGTGTCCGCGCTGGCCCGCAAGGAGTCCCGCGGCGGTCACTACCGCGAGGACTACCCCAACCGCGACGACGTCAACTTCATGCGGCACACCATGGCGTACCGCGAGGTGGGCGCCGACGGTTCCGAGTCGATCCGGCTCGACTACAAGCCGGTCGTGCAGACCCGCTACCAGCCGATGGAGCGTAAGTACTGA
- a CDS encoding MerR family transcriptional regulator — protein MADGTGTDPRPTGPMRIGELARRAGVSTRVLRYYEQRGLLCAGRDTNGYRTYDAGAVATVARIRELLATGLNTDSIRDLLPCAQGGPGLMSCSFSCGVVERQMAQLDAEIAELQRRRAALGAYAQVMRERRAQDEALAAMALRSD, from the coding sequence ATGGCGGACGGCACGGGGACGGATCCGCGGCCGACGGGACCGATGCGGATCGGCGAACTGGCCCGCCGCGCCGGCGTCAGCACCCGAGTGCTGCGCTACTACGAGCAGCGCGGCCTGCTCTGCGCCGGACGCGACACGAACGGCTACCGCACCTATGACGCAGGAGCCGTCGCGACCGTCGCCCGCATCCGCGAACTGCTCGCCACCGGTCTGAACACCGACTCCATCCGCGACCTGCTGCCCTGCGCCCAGGGCGGTCCCGGCCTGATGTCGTGCAGCTTCTCGTGCGGCGTGGTGGAGCGGCAGATGGCCCAACTCGACGCCGAGATAGCCGAGTTGCAGCGACGCCGGGCGGCCCTGGGAGCCTACGCCCAGGTTATGCGGGAACGGCGTGCCCAGGACGAGGCACTGGCCGCGATGGCCCTGCGGTCGGACTGA
- a CDS encoding FBP domain-containing protein: MDPVGEKQIRASFVNCSKGEASRLNLPVGLAELPWADLDFLGWRDRGAPDRSYLVAPRADGLMGVTLRVPQGVRRSFTKTTVCSICLTGHPGSGVSLLAARRAGVAGRQGNTVGTYLCADLACSLYVRGRKKSQLAGRHEETLPLADRIARTVGNLDAFLDKVLAGEPA; the protein is encoded by the coding sequence ATGGATCCGGTTGGCGAAAAACAGATACGCGCGTCCTTCGTGAACTGCTCGAAGGGCGAGGCGAGCAGGCTCAACCTCCCCGTGGGGCTGGCCGAACTCCCCTGGGCGGACCTCGACTTCCTCGGGTGGCGCGACCGGGGAGCGCCGGACCGTAGCTACCTGGTCGCCCCGCGGGCCGACGGCCTGATGGGTGTGACCCTGCGGGTGCCGCAGGGCGTACGGCGCAGCTTCACCAAGACGACGGTCTGCTCGATCTGCCTGACCGGGCACCCGGGCTCCGGCGTCAGCCTGCTCGCCGCCCGCCGTGCCGGGGTCGCGGGCCGGCAGGGCAACACCGTCGGCACCTATCTGTGCGCCGACCTCGCCTGCTCCCTCTACGTCCGCGGCCGCAAGAAGTCCCAGCTCGCCGGGCGGCACGAGGAGACCCTTCCGCTGGCGGACCGGATCGCGCGCACCGTGGGGAATCTGGACGCCTTCCTCGACAAGGTGCTGGCCGGCGAGCCGGCATGA
- a CDS encoding succinate dehydrogenase hydrophobic membrane anchor subunit, which translates to MSAESTTAENVALYDADNPAPVIEAPRKRTGRTPKSTRTNFELYGWLFMRLSGIVLVVLVLGHLLIQLVLDGGVSKIGFAFVAGRWASPFWQVWDLLMLWLAMLHGANGLRTVINDYAQRDNTRFWLKMLLYTATVFTVLLGTLVIFTFDPNIR; encoded by the coding sequence ATGTCTGCTGAATCCACCACCGCCGAGAACGTCGCGCTCTACGACGCGGACAATCCCGCTCCGGTCATCGAGGCGCCGCGCAAGCGCACCGGGAGGACCCCGAAGTCGACCCGCACCAACTTCGAGCTGTACGGCTGGCTGTTCATGCGGCTGTCCGGCATCGTCCTGGTCGTCCTCGTCCTCGGCCACCTGCTGATCCAGCTGGTGCTCGACGGCGGCGTCTCCAAGATCGGCTTCGCCTTCGTGGCCGGCCGCTGGGCCTCGCCCTTCTGGCAGGTCTGGGACCTGCTGATGCTGTGGCTGGCCATGCTGCACGGAGCCAACGGCCTGCGCACCGTCATCAACGACTACGCGCAGCGGGACAACACCCGCTTCTGGCTGAAGATGCTCCTCTACACCGCCACGGTGTTCACCGTCCTTCTGGGCACGCTGGTGATCTTCACCTTCGACCCGAACATCCGCTAG
- a CDS encoding RNA polymerase sigma factor yields MRGDDIQPDDGRLTVAVQAAQEGDETAFRLVYRAIHPRLLGYVRTLVGEADAEDVASEAWLQITRDLVRFSGDADRFRGWTARIARNRALDHIRMRGRRPAIGGDETELTDTPAASDTAGEALEALGTGHTFRLIGRLPQDQAEAVTLRVVVGLDAKSAAQVLGKRPGAVRTAAHRGLKKLAELLTDDGSGDDDGESGGPSGGSGKGGGMAGELPIQDRRRHNGVAESYVPGVTETAARTQKDM; encoded by the coding sequence GTGCGAGGGGACGACATTCAGCCGGACGACGGACGGCTGACGGTTGCCGTGCAGGCGGCGCAGGAGGGTGACGAGACCGCGTTCCGGCTCGTCTACCGCGCCATACACCCCCGGCTGCTCGGGTACGTCCGGACCCTGGTGGGCGAGGCGGACGCCGAGGACGTGGCGTCCGAGGCGTGGCTCCAGATCACCCGCGACCTCGTCCGCTTCAGCGGCGACGCGGACCGCTTCCGCGGCTGGACCGCCCGGATCGCCCGCAACCGTGCGCTGGACCACATCCGGATGCGCGGCCGACGGCCGGCCATCGGGGGCGACGAGACCGAACTCACCGACACCCCCGCGGCGTCCGACACCGCGGGCGAGGCGCTGGAGGCGCTGGGCACCGGTCACACCTTCCGGCTGATAGGCCGACTGCCGCAGGACCAGGCCGAGGCGGTGACCCTGCGGGTGGTCGTCGGACTGGACGCCAAGAGCGCGGCGCAGGTCCTGGGCAAGCGGCCGGGCGCGGTCCGCACCGCCGCCCACCGGGGCCTGAAGAAACTGGCCGAACTGCTCACGGACGACGGCAGCGGGGACGACGACGGGGAATCAGGGGGGCCGTCCGGAGGTTCCGGCAAGGGTGGTGGAATGGCGGGAGAGCTGCCCATACAGGACCGAAGACGCCATAACGGCGTGGCGGAATCGTACGTACCAGGTGTGACGGAAACGGCCGCACGAACGCAGAAGGACATGTGA
- a CDS encoding 2-oxo-4-hydroxy-4-carboxy-5-ureidoimidazoline decarboxylase: MPWQNRLAPAPAAGLDRFHALPHHQAVVTLLTCCGCLRWGERLAGHRPYPDPESLLAAGDEASYDLTSAEQVEALAQEAPAPLPPARPGPGALAAHTALRAAHAAYELRFRYAFVICLDGYRADELMDQTLHAIRTRLAHEPDEERSVAAEELRRLARARLARLAAGCP, translated from the coding sequence ATACCTTGGCAGAACCGGCTCGCCCCGGCTCCGGCGGCCGGCCTCGACCGCTTCCACGCACTCCCCCACCACCAGGCCGTCGTCACCCTGCTGACCTGCTGCGGCTGCCTCCGCTGGGGCGAACGGCTCGCCGGCCACCGCCCCTACCCGGACCCGGAGTCCCTGCTGGCCGCCGGCGACGAGGCCAGCTACGACCTCACCTCGGCCGAGCAGGTCGAGGCGCTGGCCCAGGAGGCGCCCGCGCCGCTCCCACCGGCTCGCCCCGGCCCCGGCGCCCTCGCCGCCCACACCGCACTGCGCGCCGCGCACGCCGCGTACGAGCTCCGCTTCCGGTACGCCTTCGTCATCTGCCTGGACGGCTACCGTGCCGACGAGCTGATGGACCAGACCCTGCACGCCATCCGCACCCGCCTGGCACACGAACCGGACGAGGAGCGGTCGGTCGCCGCGGAGGAATTACGGCGGCTGGCGCGCGCCAGGCTCGCGCGACTCGCGGCCGGATGTCCTTGA
- the sdhC gene encoding succinate dehydrogenase, cytochrome b556 subunit, giving the protein MPAGTLYRGREGMWSWVAHRVTGVLIFFFLFVHVLDTALVRVSPDAYDNVVATYKTPIVNVMEYGLVAAILFHALNGLRVIAVDFWSKGPKYQKQMLWTVVGVWVVLMAGAFYPVLQHTLRTLFGS; this is encoded by the coding sequence GTGCCGGCTGGAACGCTGTACCGCGGCCGGGAAGGCATGTGGTCCTGGGTGGCTCATCGAGTCACTGGCGTCCTCATCTTCTTCTTCCTGTTCGTACACGTCCTCGACACCGCTCTCGTCCGTGTCTCCCCCGACGCGTACGACAACGTCGTAGCGACTTACAAGACGCCCATCGTCAACGTGATGGAGTACGGCCTGGTGGCCGCCATCCTCTTCCACGCGCTCAACGGCCTGCGGGTCATCGCTGTGGACTTCTGGTCCAAGGGCCCGAAGTACCAGAAGCAGATGCTGTGGACCGTCGTCGGCGTCTGGGTCGTGCTGATGGCTGGTGCCTTCTACCCCGTGCTGCAGCACACCCTGCGCACGCTGTTCGGGAGCTGA
- a CDS encoding acyl-CoA mutase large subunit family protein — MVRYSESGLPIEPVYGPEALAGWDPDAGLGEPGAFPYTRGVYPTMYTGRAWTMRQYAGFGTARESNARYRRLIEHGTTGLSVAFDLPTQMGHDSDTPIAAGEVGKVGVAIDSVEDMEVLFGGIPLGTVSTSMTINAPAALLLLMYQLVGEEQEVKGHQLNGTVQNDVLKEYIARGTYIYPPQPSLRLTADIFRYCRAEIPRWNTISISGYHMAEAGASPAQEIAFTLANGIAYVRTALAAGMDVDDFAPRLSFFFVARTTLLEEVAKFRAARRIWARVMRDGFGARNPKSQMLRFHTQTAGVALTAQQPEVNLARVTVQALAAVLGGTQSLHTNSFDEAIALPTEKAARLALRTQQVLAHETDVTATVDPFAGSYAVESLTDAVEDAARALMGRVEDLGGAVAAIEQGFQKDEIERNAYRIARETDAGERVAVGVNRFRTEEEEPYEPLRVDPAIEAQQAERLARLRARRNGRAVTAALGALRKAAEGPDNVLYPMREALRARATLGEVSDALREVWGTYVPTDAF, encoded by the coding sequence ATGGTGCGGTACAGCGAGAGCGGGCTGCCCATCGAGCCGGTGTACGGGCCGGAGGCGCTGGCCGGATGGGACCCGGACGCCGGGCTGGGCGAGCCGGGCGCCTTCCCGTACACACGCGGGGTCTACCCGACGATGTACACCGGACGGGCCTGGACCATGCGGCAGTACGCCGGGTTCGGCACGGCGCGGGAGTCCAACGCGCGGTACCGGCGGCTGATCGAGCACGGCACCACCGGGCTGTCCGTCGCGTTCGACCTGCCGACGCAGATGGGGCACGACTCCGACACCCCGATCGCGGCGGGCGAGGTGGGCAAGGTCGGGGTGGCGATCGACTCCGTCGAGGACATGGAGGTGCTGTTCGGCGGGATCCCGCTGGGGACGGTCTCGACGTCGATGACCATCAACGCGCCGGCCGCGCTGCTGCTCCTGATGTACCAACTCGTGGGCGAGGAACAGGAGGTGAAGGGGCATCAGCTCAACGGCACGGTGCAGAACGACGTGCTGAAGGAGTACATCGCGCGGGGCACGTACATCTACCCGCCGCAGCCGTCGCTGCGGCTGACCGCGGACATCTTCCGCTACTGCCGGGCCGAGATCCCCCGCTGGAACACCATCTCCATCTCCGGCTACCACATGGCGGAGGCCGGCGCCTCGCCCGCCCAGGAGATCGCCTTCACCCTGGCCAACGGCATCGCCTACGTCCGCACCGCGCTCGCCGCCGGCATGGACGTCGACGACTTCGCGCCCCGGCTGTCGTTCTTCTTCGTCGCCCGCACGACGCTGCTGGAGGAGGTCGCCAAGTTCCGGGCCGCGCGGCGGATCTGGGCGCGGGTGATGCGGGACGGGTTCGGGGCGCGGAACCCCAAGTCGCAGATGCTGCGCTTCCACACCCAGACCGCGGGGGTGGCGCTGACCGCCCAGCAGCCGGAGGTGAACCTCGCCCGGGTCACCGTGCAGGCGCTGGCCGCGGTGCTCGGCGGGACCCAGTCGCTGCACACCAACTCCTTCGACGAGGCGATCGCGCTGCCGACCGAGAAGGCGGCCCGGCTCGCCCTGCGCACACAGCAGGTGCTGGCGCACGAGACGGACGTCACCGCCACCGTCGATCCGTTCGCCGGTTCGTACGCCGTGGAGTCGCTGACGGACGCCGTCGAGGACGCCGCGCGGGCGCTGATGGGGCGGGTGGAGGACCTGGGCGGCGCGGTCGCCGCCATCGAACAGGGCTTCCAGAAGGACGAGATCGAGCGCAACGCCTACCGGATCGCGCGGGAGACCGACGCCGGCGAGCGGGTGGCGGTCGGCGTCAACCGCTTCCGGACCGAGGAGGAGGAGCCCTACGAGCCGCTGCGGGTGGACCCCGCCATCGAGGCGCAGCAGGCCGAGCGGCTGGCCCGGCTGCGCGCCCGCCGCAACGGCCGCGCGGTCACCGCGGCCCTCGGCGCGCTGCGCAAGGCCGCCGAGGGGCCGGACAACGTGCTCTACCCGATGCGGGAGGCGCTGCGCGCCCGGGCCACGCTGGGCGAGGTGTCCGACGCGCTGCGCGAGGTGTGGGGGACGTATGTGCCGACGGACGCGTTCTGA
- a CDS encoding beta-N-acetylhexosaminidase: protein MSNPMRPPRFPRSSASPQDPPPARRAAGPEARRALLAVPVLAGALALGGCAQGADSQAPGAAPSSSSPAAPIPSWAKVTGPPHIVPAVRDFRPANGIGWRPTKGARIVVPAGEKSTVADEAQLMAKDLGGLAVVWGNQDVRPGDVEVKLSGGAKGPDNAPGSTVDESYTLAARGGRLTLTAPTDAGVFYGTRTVKQAVRNAGGLPEGTIEDRPDRPQRGMLLDNARKSFTADWIEARIRQLADLKLNQLQLHFSDDQGFRIQSDSHPDIVSADHLTKDQVRHLIKVGQSLHVTLIPEIDSPGHLGAVLDHYPDLQLRNASGKVLRGAIDISKPQAGELVDSLLKEYAQLFPGPYWHLGGDEYQVLMASNPEASYPQLAKAAQDKYGPGATIKDLATGWLNDRQKTVQAAGKTRIEAWNDGFFAGGKVAADKNRTVAYWTGKEIGARDPAEFLREGRTVLNLNDEYLYYVLGEPNNFTYPTGERIYKSWTPLVLRHTSPVSVPASLTGADRIPGARFAIWNDRAQAQTAQQIAAGIRMPLAALAQKTWDPRTPALSWPDFKALVNRL, encoded by the coding sequence ATGTCGAACCCGATGCGGCCGCCGCGTTTCCCGCGGTCCTCAGCCTCCCCTCAGGACCCGCCTCCGGCCCGTCGGGCCGCCGGCCCGGAGGCCCGCCGCGCACTGCTGGCCGTCCCGGTGCTGGCCGGCGCGCTGGCGCTCGGCGGCTGCGCGCAAGGGGCCGATTCCCAGGCTCCCGGCGCTGCTCCCAGCTCCTCCAGCCCCGCCGCGCCCATCCCCAGCTGGGCCAAGGTGACCGGTCCGCCACACATCGTCCCGGCCGTACGGGACTTCCGCCCGGCGAACGGAATCGGCTGGCGACCGACCAAGGGCGCCCGGATCGTGGTACCGGCCGGGGAGAAGAGCACCGTCGCCGATGAGGCGCAACTTATGGCCAAAGATCTCGGCGGGTTGGCCGTGGTCTGGGGAAACCAGGACGTCCGGCCCGGCGACGTCGAGGTGAAGCTCAGCGGCGGCGCCAAGGGGCCCGACAACGCGCCCGGCAGCACCGTCGACGAGTCCTACACCCTCGCCGCCCGCGGCGGCCGGCTCACCCTCACCGCCCCCACCGACGCCGGGGTCTTCTACGGCACACGGACCGTCAAGCAGGCCGTCCGCAACGCCGGCGGCCTCCCCGAGGGCACCATCGAGGACCGTCCGGACCGCCCCCAGCGCGGCATGCTGCTCGACAACGCCCGCAAGTCGTTCACCGCGGACTGGATCGAGGCCCGCATCCGGCAGCTCGCCGACCTCAAGCTCAACCAGCTCCAGCTGCACTTCTCCGACGACCAGGGCTTCCGCATCCAGAGCGACAGCCACCCCGACATCGTCTCCGCGGACCACCTGACCAAGGACCAGGTCCGCCACCTGATCAAGGTCGGGCAGAGCCTGCACGTCACCCTCATCCCGGAGATCGACTCGCCCGGCCACCTCGGCGCCGTCCTCGACCACTACCCCGACCTGCAACTGCGCAACGCCTCCGGCAAGGTGCTCCGCGGCGCCATCGACATCTCCAAGCCCCAGGCGGGCGAGCTCGTCGACTCGCTGCTGAAGGAGTACGCGCAGCTCTTCCCCGGCCCGTACTGGCACCTTGGCGGCGACGAGTACCAGGTGCTGATGGCCTCGAACCCCGAGGCGTCCTACCCGCAGCTCGCCAAGGCCGCGCAGGACAAGTACGGCCCCGGCGCCACCATCAAGGACCTGGCGACCGGTTGGCTCAACGACCGGCAGAAGACCGTCCAGGCCGCCGGCAAGACCCGGATCGAAGCCTGGAACGACGGCTTCTTCGCCGGCGGCAAGGTGGCCGCGGACAAGAACCGCACGGTCGCCTACTGGACCGGCAAGGAGATCGGCGCCCGCGACCCCGCCGAGTTCCTCCGCGAGGGCCGCACCGTGCTCAACCTCAACGACGAGTACCTCTACTACGTGCTCGGCGAGCCCAACAACTTCACGTACCCGACCGGCGAGCGGATCTACAAGAGCTGGACCCCGCTGGTGCTGCGCCACACCTCGCCGGTGTCCGTACCGGCGAGCCTGACCGGGGCCGACCGCATCCCCGGGGCCCGGTTCGCGATCTGGAACGACCGCGCACAGGCGCAGACCGCGCAGCAGATCGCGGCCGGCATCAGGATGCCGCTCGCGGCGCTGGCGCAGAAGACCTGGGACCCGCGCACCCCCGCGCTGTCCTGGCCGGACTTCAAGGCGCTGGTGAACCGGCTCTGA
- a CDS encoding succinate dehydrogenase iron-sulfur subunit, which produces MSTPTIDKHSAALDAAENDAAHLISVTFRIRRFNPEVSEEAGWQDFQLEIDPKERVLDALHKIKWDQDGSLTFRRSCAHGICGSDAMRINGRNRLACKTLIKDINPEKPITVEAIKGLTVLKDLVVDMEPFFQAYRDVMPFLITTGNEPTRERLQSSEDRERFDDTTKCILCAACTSSCPVFWNDGQYFGPAAIVNAHRFIFDSRDEGGEQRLEILNDKDGVWRCRTTFNCTDACPRGIEVTKAIQEVKRALITRRF; this is translated from the coding sequence ATGAGCACCCCGACCATCGACAAGCACTCCGCGGCCCTGGACGCGGCCGAGAACGACGCTGCGCACCTGATCAGCGTCACCTTCCGGATCCGCCGGTTCAACCCGGAGGTCTCCGAGGAGGCCGGCTGGCAGGACTTCCAGCTGGAGATCGACCCCAAGGAGCGCGTCCTGGACGCCCTCCACAAGATCAAGTGGGACCAGGACGGCTCGCTCACCTTCCGCCGCTCCTGCGCGCACGGCATCTGCGGCTCGGACGCCATGCGGATCAACGGTCGCAACCGGCTGGCCTGCAAGACGCTGATCAAGGACATCAACCCCGAGAAGCCGATCACCGTCGAGGCCATCAAGGGCCTGACGGTGCTGAAGGACCTTGTCGTCGACATGGAGCCCTTCTTCCAGGCGTACCGGGACGTGATGCCGTTCCTGATCACCACCGGCAACGAGCCGACCCGCGAGCGCCTGCAGTCCTCCGAGGACCGCGAGCGCTTCGACGACACCACCAAGTGCATCCTGTGCGCGGCCTGCACCAGCTCGTGCCCCGTGTTCTGGAACGACGGCCAGTACTTCGGCCCGGCGGCGATCGTCAACGCGCACCGCTTCATCTTCGACTCGCGTGACGAGGGCGGCGAGCAGCGGCTGGAGATCCTCAACGACAAGGACGGCGTCTGGCGCTGCCGGACGACCTTCAACTGCACGGACGCCTGCCCGCGCGGTATCGAGGTCACCAAGGCGATCCAGGAGGTCAAGCGGGCCCTGATCACCCGGCGGTTCTGA
- a CDS encoding alpha/beta fold hydrolase, which yields MTQIPVAQTPSVSLPRLSTTVAGPADGPGVLLAHGATGSVRDNYGTLIPALTATGHRVVAPDYPGSGETPRAAGPLELDALADAVVAEAVAAGLETFTVIGFSMGTAVSVRAAARHPERVRGLVLTAGLAKADARANVWLDLWLRLLDRGDYQGFAQARALSGLSPERLNALPPAELAAVLDPDPTLPPVGSAEQAALVKALDTTADLPGITVPTLVVATTLDALLDPANSRYLADHIPGAEYVEIATGHLPMVERNAEWLALIGDFLAARGL from the coding sequence ATGACGCAGATTCCCGTAGCGCAGACCCCGTCCGTTTCCCTTCCCCGTCTCTCCACCACCGTCGCCGGCCCGGCCGACGGCCCCGGCGTCCTGCTGGCGCACGGCGCGACCGGCAGCGTCCGGGACAACTACGGCACGCTGATCCCGGCCCTGACCGCCACCGGCCACCGGGTGGTGGCGCCGGACTACCCCGGTTCGGGCGAAACCCCGCGCGCCGCCGGCCCGTTGGAGCTGGACGCGCTGGCCGACGCGGTGGTCGCCGAGGCGGTCGCGGCCGGGCTGGAGACCTTCACCGTGATCGGCTTCTCGATGGGCACCGCGGTGTCCGTGCGGGCCGCGGCCCGCCATCCGGAGCGGGTGCGGGGGCTGGTCCTGACCGCCGGGCTGGCCAAGGCGGACGCCCGCGCCAACGTCTGGCTGGACCTGTGGCTGCGGCTCCTGGACCGCGGCGACTACCAGGGCTTCGCCCAGGCGCGGGCGCTCAGCGGGCTGTCGCCGGAGCGCCTGAACGCGCTGCCGCCGGCCGAGCTGGCCGCCGTGCTGGACCCGGACCCGACGCTGCCGCCGGTCGGCTCGGCGGAGCAGGCGGCCCTGGTGAAGGCCCTGGACACCACCGCCGACCTGCCGGGCATCACGGTCCCGACCCTGGTCGTCGCCACGACCCTGGACGCGCTGCTGGACCCGGCCAACTCCCGCTATCTGGCGGACCACATCCCGGGCGCGGAGTACGTCGAGATCGCCACCGGGCATCTGCCGATGGTCGAGCGGAACGCGGAGTGGCTGGCGCTGATCGGGGACTTCCTGGCCGCGCGGGGCCTGTGA